In Patescibacteria group bacterium, the genomic window ACGAGTGTGCTATAATAATAGTATGAATTCTATACAAGATTATTTTCGTTTTTGTAATAAAAAAACCAAGTCAGAAATTTTAAAATTGGCTGATCAGCTAGAGGATGAACATATTGTCATGATTAACTCCACTCCTTCTGGCGGTGGAGTGGCGGAAATTCTAAACAGCCTGGTTTTATTGTTAAACGATTTGGGACTGGATGTTGGCTGGCGTATTTTAAAAGGTTCGGATGATTTTTTTCAGGTGACTAAAGAATTTCATAACGGACTCCAGGGAGAAAAAGTATCTATAAACCGAAGAAAAAAAGGGCTTTATGAAAATACCAATTGTATTAACGCCCGTTCCACTCATATTGAAAGACATGATCTGGTAGTGGTTCATGATCCCCAGCCTCTGGCCTTGATCGAATATTATAAAAAAAGAATCCCCTGGATTTTACGGTTGCATATTGATTTATCCAATCCAGATCAAAAAGTGCTTGAATACCTTAAATCTTATATTGAGCAGTACGACTCAGTTATAATTTCTCACAAAAAATATAAATTAAAAAACCTGGCTGTCCAGCAGCTAATTATGCCGCCCTCAATCGATCCGCTCAATATGAAAAACCGTCCTATGAGTAACGATTCCATGATCGGAATATTAAAAAAGCATGGAATTACCTTACACAAACCAATTATTGCCCAGATTTCAAGGTTTGATAAGTGGAAAGATCCGATTGGCGTGATTAAGGTCTTTGAAAAAATACAAAAAGAATATGACTGCCAGCTAGTACTTTTAGGCAATCTTTCTATTGACGATCCAGAAGCGCCTGAGATACTAAGAAAAGTACGGCAAAGAGCCCGAAATAATAAAGATATAACTATACTTTTAAATGTGGAAGATAATGACCGCATGGTCAACGCTTTGCAGTCAGTTTCAGAAGTAGTTTTACAAAAGTCATTGAAAGAAGGTTTTGCTTTAACAGTCTCCGAAGCTATGTGGAAAGGTACCCCAGTGGTTGGTAGCCGAGTCGGCGGCATACCCCTGCAAATAAAAGACGGCCAAACAGGCTTTTTAGTTAATAATATTTCTCAAGCTAGCCAGGCCTGTTTAAAAATTATAACCAATAAAAAAAGACGTAACCGTATGGGCCGAGCCGCTAAAAAAAGAGTTAGAAATAATTTTCTTATTACCCGCCATATTCTTGATTACTTAAGGCTTTTTGATTTTTATCTTAATCAAAATCACCAGTATAATATTGGCCAGAAATACCCTTATTAATATAAACTAAAAAAACCGCTTTAAATTATTTAAGGCGGTTTTTTAATATATTACAACTTACTCTTTTTCTGATTTTATTTTTTTGATTATTTTCTTAATATTTCCAATAAATTTATCAGTCATTGATTGGCGACCAGACGAGCTCATATACTGGGTAATTCTCTTAAAAGTGCTTTGTTCGTATTCAATAAGACCAGCCGCTTTTTTTATATATTGGGCTTTGTCAAAATAAAACTTGGCAATTTTTTTCGAAGGTTTAGTTAATAAATTTTCCCCTTTAAATTCTTTTTCCTCCTTTTTTTTGTCTTCCTTACCCCTCGGTGATTGGCTTTTTTTTGTCTTCTTTTTCTTTTGTTTCATAAATTTAATTTTTGGTAAATATTGTTTGCGTGGGATAAGCAAAGGAAATTCCTTCGTTTTCAAAAACTTCCTTGATAGCAAAATGAATTTTTTGGTTTAAGTCCATATAATCATTATAGTCTTGTGACTCAACATAATAAACCGCTTCAATCCCCAAACTAGAATCATTAAAACTTTTAAAATGAGCCCGGTCATAACGCACCCGGTCGGTTTTGTCTATAATTTCTTTAATCAAATGAGGTATTTTTTTCAGCTTCTCAAAGGGGGTTTGGTAAGTGACCCCGAGATTTAAAACAATTCTTCTCTCTTTCATTCTTTTAAAATTCTGAATACGAGTGGAAGTTAACTCTTGGTTAGAAATAACTATTTCTTCGCCCTGCAGGGCTCGAATACGAGAGGTTTTAATACCGATCTTCTCGACTACACCCATATGCTTGCCAACCACAATAAAGTCACCAATGACAAAGGGCTTGTCAAAACGAATAGCAAAAGAAGAGAAAAGATCTGAAAGAATATTCTGTAAAGCCAAACCAATAGCTAAACCACCAATACCCAAACCAGCAACTAAAGAGGTTATATTAACTCCTAAGTTTGATAAAACTAATAACAAGCCAAAACTCCAAACAATTATCTTGGCTATCACACTAACCGTATTAACCGCTTGTTTTTTGCCGGGATCTTCTTCCTGGCCATATTTTCTTTTAGCTATGTAGTTAATTAATATCTGAATAGCTACCGCGACCTGGTAAACTAAAATAGCAATTAAAAGGGCGTTTAAAATATTCTGAAAAATACCGCTTTTATTTAAATAAAGAGCGGCTAAATAAAGACTAAAATAAAGATAAAAAGGCGGTTTGATATGTTCAATAATCTCAATCAGCATATCATCAATATCAGTTTTTGACTTCTGAGCCAGTTTTTTCAGACGGTGAAGCAATAGAGCCTGAAATATCTTAAAAAAGACTAATAAAACAAAAAAGAGGCCGATAAAAATCAGGTAATTTTGGATAGTATTGCCCCAATACTCAGTCGATAAAAAAGATGTGTCCATAAGTTTTTATTTAGTTAATATTGAGTATAGCTTAAATTGGCCAAAAAATCAAATAGTTTATGGTTTTAGGGGTGTAGCGGTTAGTTTGGTTGTAGTTTTGGGTTTTTGGTGTATTTTAGCATTTATGGTAATGACAAAGATTAAAATC contains:
- a CDS encoding glycosyltransferase, encoding MNSIQDYFRFCNKKTKSEILKLADQLEDEHIVMINSTPSGGGVAEILNSLVLLLNDLGLDVGWRILKGSDDFFQVTKEFHNGLQGEKVSINRRKKGLYENTNCINARSTHIERHDLVVVHDPQPLALIEYYKKRIPWILRLHIDLSNPDQKVLEYLKSYIEQYDSVIISHKKYKLKNLAVQQLIMPPSIDPLNMKNRPMSNDSMIGILKKHGITLHKPIIAQISRFDKWKDPIGVIKVFEKIQKEYDCQLVLLGNLSIDDPEAPEILRKVRQRARNNKDITILLNVEDNDRMVNALQSVSEVVLQKSLKEGFALTVSEAMWKGTPVVGSRVGGIPLQIKDGQTGFLVNNISQASQACLKIITNKKRRNRMGRAAKKRVRNNFLITRHILDYLRLFDFYLNQNHQYNIGQKYPY
- a CDS encoding mechanosensitive ion channel family protein, whose protein sequence is MDTSFLSTEYWGNTIQNYLIFIGLFFVLLVFFKIFQALLLHRLKKLAQKSKTDIDDMLIEIIEHIKPPFYLYFSLYLAALYLNKSGIFQNILNALLIAILVYQVAVAIQILINYIAKRKYGQEEDPGKKQAVNTVSVIAKIIVWSFGLLLVLSNLGVNITSLVAGLGIGGLAIGLALQNILSDLFSSFAIRFDKPFVIGDFIVVGKHMGVVEKIGIKTSRIRALQGEEIVISNQELTSTRIQNFKRMKERRIVLNLGVTYQTPFEKLKKIPHLIKEIIDKTDRVRYDRAHFKSFNDSSLGIEAVYYVESQDYNDYMDLNQKIHFAIKEVFENEGISFAYPTQTIFTKN